The genomic region CCCAGGCAACACATTTGAtcgtaagtaaaaaaaaaaaaaaataaatacttaaacAGGAAATATATTCAaggttcattttattttctttttaaattaaagcaagCATGCATTGGTGACAAAATATAATTCAGTAGATTGGCATTCAACATATTTAAGCAATCTATACCCCCATCTTGCCCCCTTCAAATgataataaaagacaaaaaaaaatggcagaaatcaTCTGTTCACAACATGGCAAAGGCATTAGTTGCATAGTTACCAGCAGTACCCTGAAAAACGTTTTGCTGGTTCTCTGCATGTCTCCCTGAAGTGCAGAGTTTCTAGGAATCACTCGCACATGCAGTGTCTGCATCTGGAGGAATCAGGAAGGCTTCAGCTAGATCACTTGTTTTGTTGGCTATTTTAAAAGTTTCACAGTCCCAACAGTCCATTAGCATTGGATAATTTCTGCTCTGCATCGATGGAAAGCGTCTTGTAAAATCAGACACTAACTTTAGTGCATTCTTGCCAACTTTGTAAAGAAAGCTCTTCATGTTTCATTTACCTGGGAATTTACTATTGCTTAATGCAGCAAAAGGAGAAAATCAGTGCAAAAAATGAACCAACCCTGAGTAAATATAATGGtttatttgtgcaatgtttgCTCAGCCTTTTCTGTGCTGGCAGGAAACGAGGACCTGGGATGTTGCTGTAGGGAGCATATGGAGGACTCGGTGCCAGGGGAAGCCCGAACCAGCCATAAATTCTGTGGGACCAAAGCTGAATTCTGTGAGTTGAATGTGACAAAGTGCAGATGAAAATCAACAAACACTGaattgctttaaataaaaaatagctcCTATTTTGCATGGTAACTTTTTGCTTTGTCCTGTTAGTatatcttcctttctttttttgtctaCACTTTTGCTACTAATTCTATTGCAATACTAACTTGAAAACTCTTGGGCCCCTGGctcttatttgcatgcattgtggAGAATTAATGAATGTTAAGGGCTGAAGTGTCCTACTATATTGGAAAGCAAATTCTGAGAGATCTGAGACTGCAACAGAAAGCAGGTAAGGTGTGTCACTGCAGTGAGTTCTCAGTACACATGGGGATTTCCCTTCAATATGTGGGGAAATGCTCTCACCCTGGCAGGATCACAAGACCAGCATTACACAAAGAAATGCAGGAAAAATCCTTTCATGCTTTACAACTCACTATCATCTTAGGAATGGCAACGAAGTACTTGAAAGGTGTTGCTAATGAAGCAGATGCAGGGTGAGGAGGACAGTAGAAATGGGAAGAGAGGCTGCGTGTCTAAGAGCTGGATCCATTGGGAGATTAAGATGTAAAAGAAATCCATGCTAGAAAAAGAAACGGGAAGCCCTGAGGTCTTTCTTTAAACAGCGTTTTGTGCTGAGCATGTAATATGCAGTCCTTATGATAACAATGCACGtgtgctaccctctttaacagaTCCCCTTTAATAATGTATCTTTAGCTATGTCCTCAATTAGAAAACAATGTGTTGATGTGTAACCTATAGATAGACCTGAAAATGGAGCAATGATGTCAGGATTCCCAGGAGGAGCAGTGATAGTCTAAAACTTCCTGAGAGGAAGAGTGAAATTACCTACCCACCTGCTGGCACTCAGGCCGAGCTATCAGTCACCGTGTCGGGATTGCTCTCTATAGTACCGTAGCTTTCATGGTTCTCAACCAGGTGCCTTGGCTGTACCTCTTTGAAGCCCCGGTTCTTGTAGTGCCGGACACCATAGATCACTGCTATTATCACAGCTGCAAGCAGAGCTGTCACTGCAATGGTGATGCCTGCTACTGCACCTCCACTGGGCCCCCTTGAGAATTCTGGGTTGAGAAGCATGGATAGTTTCTCTTCATCCGTGGCATTTGCTAACTTCCAAAGGTTGGTGCCTTGCAGCTTCACCCAGgctttgctgccttcagctcGCACCAGCACAGCCTGTGAAGTGCTGGAGTTGAAGGATGGAGTCCAGAGGAATGGTGGGAGGTTGATGGGAGGGAGACGTTGGGCAAATAATGTCCCTACCTGCAAGCAGTACAGGACCTGGCAGCCATCACTTATGTAAGCTTTATGCTGGCTATATCCCGTTGGGCACTTCATGGGGTAGTCAGTGGGGTTCTGGTAAAAGAAATCCTGCAGGAGTCCTGGACTCTGTCCCTTTAGCAATCCGGTCAGGGGATTGCCAGATTCACAACTGAAGAAGCCTCCAAATGGCACAGAGAACTGGAACCCCATCTCATAGTCATCACTCACACATACTTTTAGATTCTCAAAGAGTGATAGTGGGTAGAAGTAGGAGGGACAGGCATTGGTGCCTGTAAGAGGGTTCACCTCACCGACGCTGTAAAGTCCGCCAAAGAGGAAGCCAGAATTCTGAGGCACTGGTGCCAAAGCTGCACACCAGTAGGCGTTGAAATGCACCTTGCTGGAGTAGTAGTTGATACCACATTCCGTGTGACAGCATTTAGCAACCAGCCAACATCTATGGCATGATTTATGGCATTCAGTTTTTGGTTTGGTCACTGACCGCTCCTCACCATGCATCAGGATAGGGATATAGTTGGGTGGGCAGGAGAAGTCACCTGTTAGTGGGTCTTGGTGCGGTATGATTGGCAGAGCTCCTCAGTGTCCTCCCCAAATAACCCTTGGCATTCCTGGTAGATGCCTCCAAAAGTGAAGTTGGTGTTAGCATCCTGGCATGACCCATCATCCACATTTGCCTGAAAGTTGAAGTTTCGTGAATTGATGTTGACACAGCCTGGGTGTGTGTTGACGGCATAATACAGGCGGATGGCACGCTCCAATGTAGCTGCCACTCGTTTCACTGTGGGCTCGGGCAAATCTGATAGAGTTTCTACATTTATgaagaagggaagaggaagaCCAAACTTGTCAATGGACACCAGTCGGTTTGAGATACCCTCCTGCCACTTTTGGAGGGTGATGCCTGGATAGAAGGGTATACTACCATGGCTCTCAATCTTAGAATCCACTGTGTTCTCCATGTAGCTCTTGGCGACATCGTCCAGAACCTGGGTGCCACCACCAATGCCAACATTAATTTTGCTGAAGAAAGTAGCAGATGCTGCGGCAGTGACAGCTGCTTTGAGACTGATATGGTCCAGCATGAAGGTCTTTTTGATCTGATCCTCCTGCACCAAACTAGCCCCAGCTTCCAAGCTCGTCAGAACATGAGTCCCATAATTCAGGACAAGAAGTTCTGCCACATATTCTGCTTCCCTGCTCTGGTTGTTCTCCAGTTTATTGCCAATGTCGATTAGTTGTTTCTTGAAAGCTGAGTCAAAAGCAAAGTTGGGGGCAGCCTTAACAGAATAGATGTGATGGCGCACCTGCACGCGTGTGGTCACTGTCTGGTCGTAGACATTGTGCATTTTGGTCTCTTGACTGCTGCTGGAGAACTTTCCATTGACCAGCGAGAGGAAGGAAGCCTCAGCATTTATGGAGCGGGAGAAGCCATCGGTGTAGTTGAGCCAGCTTTCAATGAGCTCCGAGTTTATCTCCACGCTGCTTTGTTTGCGGGCAATGACATAGATGTCATTGGGGATGATGTAGTCCCCGTCTTCGGTGGTTCGACACAGGGAGTAGTTTACGCTCATCACAGTCCCCATCTCCACGTTGCGCAGGTTGTCCCAGCCACCTCCAGGCAGTACctccagcacgtttgcccccagTGCCTTCTTACAGTCCTGGAAACCATAGCCCTGCACCTCAGAGGCAGCAGAATACAGAATCAGCAGAGCCACGAGCAGGAGTGGCATGGCTGAGTGAGTGcgtggggaagggaagaggcacACGGCAGCTCAGTAAAGGACCTTCTTCCCCTGGTTGCCTTCtgtgccttttctttcttttgtatctgcctggttcctgcctttcctttcctttctgtcTGTACCGACCGACTTGGCTCTGTATCAGTGACTGAGCTTTGAGGAAGTAAAAGGCATGCAAATTAGCGGGAAAGAAAGGGGCACTTTGCCAGACTGCCACTGTCCTATCAGATTCTGCCATTGCTAGAATGGAAATTCCAAGGCACGGGGGAGGGATGGTGGTCAGAATAGGAGGAGGCGTGGAGTGGAGTCATCAACCCAACCTTTCACAAACTAATCCATAAGAGAAAACAAGGAAGCAGAACACAACTTCTTTTAATGAGTCTGCCCCAAACAGCAGGATCTGCTGATCAGTTTCACTGAGGAGACTGCAGAACAGCCCCCAAAACTTCCCcttttatgtttaaaaaatgtgcgtgtgtgtgtcagagagttAGCGAGAAAGACAAAGGGTGCATGTATGTGCAGGTAAGATAAAGGGTGTGGGCATgtaagagactgtgtgtgtgcgGTATGTAATGTAAACATGTGTGCATGTAAGGCaaaggctctgtgtgtgtgcatacacgtatgtgtatgtatgtgtgcatgtgaggcaaaggctctgtgtgtgtgtgtgcatacacgtatgtgtatgtatgttagGGGaaggtgtgtgcatgtgaggcaaaggctctgtgtgtgtgcatacacatatatgtatgtatgtgtgtgcatgtgaggcaaaggctctgtgtgtgtgtgtgtgcatacacgtatgtgtatgtatgttaggggaaggtgtgtgtatgtgcgcgtGTGCATGTAAGGCaaaggctctgtgtgtgtgtgcatacgtgtgtgtgtatatgtatgttaggggaaggtgtgtgtatgtatataaaaataggctctgtgtgtgtgtgtatatatatacacacacactgtgtacacactctgtgtatgtgtgtatatatatatacacacacacacaagaaacaAGCTGTCTGggctgtctatgtgtgtgtgtgtgtgtgtgtatatatatatatatatatatatatatatatatatatataagaaacagtgtgtgtatgtgtgtgtaaataagaaacaggcttgtgtgtgtgtctgtctataTATAAGaaacagtgtgtgtatgtgtgtgtaaataagaaacaggcttgtgtatgtgtgtatatatgaaataGGCTGTGggattatgtatgtatatatatatttaagaaacaggcttgtgtgtgtctatatataaGAAACAGGCTGTGTGTGTGGATCCATGAAAGCTGAAAACAACTAATTTGTGATTTTACGATTCTGTGAGTTTTCTGATTTGGTTTTAAATATGTGAAAGTCAGTGGTTTCTGAAATGCATTTACATATGAGTAAAAATGCTGGCTCCAAGGAAGGAGGATGCACTTTGAGTGGGAGGCCCAGGGCTGGGTATTCAGTGTAACACATCCAGAGAGGTGCTCTGCAACATATACCCTTCTAACTTTAGCCAGGTGGTGCCGAATATCAGTGGGAATTGTTTGTTTCCACTCAGAGTAGAGAGGAATTTGTATATTTTCACTGATCCTGCACAAGAGAATATAGCAGAGAAAGTGCAGCCTGTTTTAGAGCAGCAGACAGGTTGGTGTGAATGCTGGGACATCCCAATACGCACACAAAAAGGGAGTGAATTAGcagaagtttgaaacttgtaaCCAGAAAAGCCAGTCTTCAAGGCTTCAACCTTGGCTACtgtccattcacacatctttcatagACATTCATACTCCAATCATCTTTACAAAATCTGTCTAAAGTGGAGAGCATAATCACATTTATTACCTCATGCTTGAATTCAATATAGTCGAGTAGCATGCAGGACTTTCCCAAGGAAATGTAAATATCAGTAAGCGGTGGATATATTCATAGGTAGATG from Rhinatrema bivittatum chromosome 13, aRhiBiv1.1, whole genome shotgun sequence harbors:
- the LOC115074829 gene encoding LOW QUALITY PROTEIN: macrophage-expressed gene 1 protein-like (The sequence of the model RefSeq protein was modified relative to this genomic sequence to represent the inferred CDS: inserted 1 base in 1 codon), translating into MPLLLVALLILYSAASEVQGYGFQDCKKALGANVLEVLPGGGWDNLRNVEMGTVMSVNYSLCRTTEDGDYIIPNDIYVIARKQSSVEINSELIESWLNYTDGFSRSINAEASFLSLVNGKFSSSSQETKMHNVYDQTVTTRVQVRHHIYSVKAAPNFAFDSAFKKQLIDIGNKLENNQSREAEYVAELLVLNYGTHVLTSLEAGASLVQEDQIKKTFMLDHISLKAAVTAAASATFFSKINVGIGGGTQVLDDVAKSYMENTVDSKIESHGSIPFYPGITLQKWQEGISNRLVSIDKFGLPLPFFINVETLSDLPEPTVKRVAATLERAIRLYYAVNTHPGCVNINSRNFNFQANVDDGSCQDANTNFTFGGIYQECQGLFGEDTEELCQXIPHQDPLTGDFSCPPNYIPILMHGEERSVTKPKTECHKSCHRCWLVAKCCHTECGINYYSSKVHFNAYWCAALAPVPQNSGFLFGGLYSVGEVNPLTGTNACPSYFYPLSLFENLKVCVSDDYEMGFQFSVPFGGFFSCESGNPLTGLLKGQSPGLLQDFFYQNPTDYPMKCPTGYSQHKAYISDGCQVLYCLQVGTLFAQRLPPINLPPFLWTPSFNSSTSQAVLVRAEGSKAWVKLQGTNLWKLANATDEEKLSMLLNPEFSRGPSGGAVAGITIAVTALLAAVIIAVIYGVRHYKNRGFKEVQPRHLVENHESYGTIESNPDTVTDSSA